The following are encoded in a window of Polynucleobacter sp. VK25 genomic DNA:
- the rpiA gene encoding ribose-5-phosphate isomerase RpiA, with translation MNQDQLKQMVGEAARDEVLKLPAGQILGVGTGSTANCFIDALAPHKDHFACTVSSSNATTDRLLKHGFKVLDPNDVQGLPAYVDGADEIDPAGHMIKGGGGALTREKIIASMAKQFICICDSSKQVPMLGNFALPVEIIPLAKGVVSRELEKFGGKVTLRLAKNTRADLSQTPSEPFITDNGGWILDVAGLKIANPLQMEAQINQIAGVITVGLFAKEKADILLVSNAAGVERIAL, from the coding sequence GTGGGCGAAGCGGCTAGAGATGAAGTGCTTAAGCTGCCTGCAGGACAGATTTTGGGTGTTGGCACAGGCTCGACTGCCAATTGCTTCATTGATGCGCTGGCTCCTCATAAGGATCATTTTGCTTGCACCGTATCAAGTTCAAACGCCACTACCGATCGTTTACTTAAGCATGGCTTCAAAGTGCTCGATCCAAATGATGTACAGGGTCTACCAGCCTATGTCGATGGTGCAGATGAGATTGATCCAGCTGGCCACATGATCAAAGGTGGCGGAGGAGCGCTTACCAGAGAAAAAATTATTGCCTCTATGGCAAAGCAATTTATCTGTATTTGCGACTCATCTAAGCAAGTGCCTATGCTGGGTAACTTTGCATTACCGGTAGAAATCATTCCACTGGCTAAAGGCGTTGTGAGTAGAGAGTTAGAGAAGTTTGGTGGCAAAGTGACTTTGCGCTTGGCCAAGAACACCCGAGCCGATCTAAGCCAAACACCAAGCGAGCCTTTTATTACTGATAACGGTGGCTGGATCTTGGATGTGGCTGGTTTGAAGATTGCTAACCCTCTTCAGATGGAAGCGCAAATCAATCAAATTGCTGGCGTCATTACCGTCGGCTTATTTGCCAAAGAAAAAGCCGATATTCTGCTGGTAAGCAATGCTGCTGGCGTGGAACGCATAGCCCTTTAA